GTCCCCACGCCCCAGGAGCAGCCGTGACCGCAGCAGGACCCATCGGGACCGCCGACGCCGCCGATCTCGCGAGGGTCACCACGCCCGCCGGGGCCCGGGAGCGCCTGGTCGGGGCCGGGCTGGACGCCGACGCCGTCGAGACCGTCATCGCCGAGGCGCTGGACGAGGACCTCGGCGGCCGGGGCGTGCTGCCCGCGGGGACGGGCCACGGCGTCGACGTCACCTCGGTGGCCACGGTCGCCGCCGACGCGACCGCGAGCGCGGCGTTCACCGTCCGACGACCGGGCACGGTGGCGGGGCTCGACGTCGCGGCGGCCGTGCTGGCCCTGGTCTGCGCGCCGGTCGGCCCACTCGAGGTCGTCCTGCACTCCTCCGACGGTGACCGGGTCGAGCCGGGCGACGTGGTGATGACGGTGCACGCGGGTGCGCGGGCCCTGCTGACCGCCGAGCGTGTCGCCCTGAACCTGCTCACCCTGATGTCCGGCACGGCCACGGCGACCCGCACCTGGGTCGACGCCCTGGCGGGCACGGGCACCCGCGTCCGCGACTCCCGCAAGACGCTGCCGGGGCTGCGGATGCTGCAGAAGTACGCCGTCCGGGTGGCGGGCGGGGTCAACCACCGGATGTCGCTGGCCGACGCCGCGCTGATCAAGGACAACCACGTCATCGCCGCCGGCGGGGTGGTGCCCGCCTTCGAGGCGGTCCGGGCGGCCTTCCCCGACGTCTGGGTGCAGGTGGAGGTGACGTCGGCCCAGCAGGCCCGCGACGTCGTCGCCGCCGGCGCGCAGGACGTGCTGCTGGACAACATGACGATCGCCGAGATGACCGCCGTGGTGGCCGAGCTCCGGGGCCGGGCGACCTTCGAGGCGAGCGGCGGCCTCACCCTGGCCAGCGCCGCCGCGGTGGCGACGACGGGCGTTGATTTCGTCGCGGTGGGGGCGATCACGCATTCCGCTCCGATACTCGATATCGCCCTCGAGTTCAACTGATCCGTTTTGGCCGTTCTGCGCTATGTTCATTGTGTCCGACCACGAACGAATAGCGGAGGTAGCCATGGCGCAAAGGGTGCAGATCATTCTGGAAGACGATTACGACGGCGGCGAGGCCGACGAGACCGTGTCCTTCGCCCTCGACGGGGCCGAGTACGAGATCGACCTCAGCTCGGAGAATGCGCAGAAGCTGCGCGACGAGTTCGCGGCGTGGATCGGGCACGCCCGCAAGACCGGTGGCCGCCGCCGCCGGGTCACCAACGGCGCGAGCGCCAAGGCGGCGGACTCCGACGGCGCCGGCAGCACCAGCGAGATCCGGGCCTGGGCGCAGGCCAACGGCCACGACGTGAGCAGCCGCGGCCGGGTCTCCTCGGAGGTCCGCGAGGCCTACGAGCGCGCCCACAGCTGAGCCGGGACGCTCCTCGCAGCTCCCGCACGGGCCCGGGCTGTGCGCTCTGGGCGAACGCTGCCGGCCCCGTGGACGGGCCGGCAGCGCGGATCCGAGGGCGGAAACCGGAATCTGGCAGGCGGGAACGCGGTTGTAACCCTCGAAGGCTGTGGTCGTCACCGCCGGCGGAGGCCGTGGTGCCAGACTCGACCCCGGGTCTCGGGCCCGTGCGGCCTACTACAGTGAACAGCGACGGTGCCGGCTTCTCCCACGAGGGCGAGGGCCGCGCCGCAGGCGAGGAGCAAACATCATGTTCGAGCGGTTTACCGACCGAGCCCGTCGTGTCGTGGTGCTGGCACAAGAAGAGGCTCGCATGCTCAACCACAACTACATCGGGACCGAGCACATCCTGCTCGGCCTGATCCACGAGGGTGAGGGTGTCGCCGCCAAGGCCCTGGAATCCCTCGGCATCTCCTTGGAGGCGGTCCGCCAAAAGGTCGAGGAGATCATCGGTCACGGGCAGCAGTCCCCGAGCGGCCACATTCCTTTCACCCCGCGCGCCAAGAAGGTCCTCGAGCTCAGCCTCCGCGAGGCCCTGCAGATCAACCACTCCTACATCGGCACCGAGCACATCCTGCTCGGTCTGATCCGCGAGGGCGAGGGCGTCGCCGCGCAGGTCCTGGTCAAGCTCGGCGCCGACCTGAACCGCGTCCGCAACCAGGTCCTGCAGCTGCTCAGCGGCTTCCAGGGCAAGGAGGCCGCGACGTCCGGCGCCCCCGAGACGGGCGGCACGCCGTCCTCGTCGATGGTGCTCGACCAGTTCGGTCGCAACCTCACCCAGGCGGCCCGGGAGAACAAGCTGGACCCGGTCATCGGACGTGAGAAGGAGATCGAGCGCGTGATGACCGTGCTCTCCCGGCGCACCAAGAACAACCCGGTGCTGATCGGTGAGCCCGGCGTCGGCAAGACGGCCGTCGTCGAGGGCCTGGCGCAGGCCATCGTCCGCGGCGACGTCCCCGAGACGCTCCGCGAGAAGCAGATCTACACCCTCGACCTCGGCGCCCTGGTCGCCGGCAGCCGCTACCGCGGTGACTTCGAGGAGCGCCTGAAGAAGGTGCTCAAGGAGATCAAGACCCGCGGCGACGTGGTGCTGTTCATCGACGAGATCCACACCCTGGTGGGGGCGGGGGCCGCCGAGGGCGCCATCGACGCGGCGAGCATCCTCAAGCCGATGCTGGCCCGCGGCGAGCTGCAGACCATCGGCGCGACCACCCTCGACGAGTACCGCAAGTACGTCGAGAAGGACGCCGCGCTGGAACGCCGCTTCCAGCCCATCCAGGTCGCGGAGCCGACGATCGCGCACACGATCGACATCCTCCGCGGTCTGCGCGACCGCTACGAGGCGCACCACCGGATCACCATCACCGACCAGGCCCTGGTGGCCGCGGCGCAGATGGCCGACCGCTACATCTCCGACCGGTTCCTGCCCGACAAGGCGATCGACCTGATCGACGAGGCGGGCGCCCGGCTGCGGATCCGTCGGATGACGGCGCCGCCGGACCTCCGCGAGTTCGACGAGAAGGTCGCGGCCGTCCGGTTGGAGAAGGAGGCCGCCATCGACGCGCAGGA
The window above is part of the Friedmanniella luteola genome. Proteins encoded here:
- the nadC gene encoding carboxylating nicotinate-nucleotide diphosphorylase — translated: MTAAGPIGTADAADLARVTTPAGARERLVGAGLDADAVETVIAEALDEDLGGRGVLPAGTGHGVDVTSVATVAADATASAAFTVRRPGTVAGLDVAAAVLALVCAPVGPLEVVLHSSDGDRVEPGDVVMTVHAGARALLTAERVALNLLTLMSGTATATRTWVDALAGTGTRVRDSRKTLPGLRMLQKYAVRVAGGVNHRMSLADAALIKDNHVIAAGGVVPAFEAVRAAFPDVWVQVEVTSAQQARDVVAAGAQDVLLDNMTIAEMTAVVAELRGRATFEASGGLTLASAAAVATTGVDFVAVGAITHSAPILDIALEFN
- a CDS encoding histone-like nucleoid-structuring protein Lsr2; translated protein: MAQRVQIILEDDYDGGEADETVSFALDGAEYEIDLSSENAQKLRDEFAAWIGHARKTGGRRRRVTNGASAKAADSDGAGSTSEIRAWAQANGHDVSSRGRVSSEVREAYERAHS
- a CDS encoding ATP-dependent Clp protease ATP-binding subunit; amino-acid sequence: MFERFTDRARRVVVLAQEEARMLNHNYIGTEHILLGLIHEGEGVAAKALESLGISLEAVRQKVEEIIGHGQQSPSGHIPFTPRAKKVLELSLREALQINHSYIGTEHILLGLIREGEGVAAQVLVKLGADLNRVRNQVLQLLSGFQGKEAATSGAPETGGTPSSSMVLDQFGRNLTQAARENKLDPVIGREKEIERVMTVLSRRTKNNPVLIGEPGVGKTAVVEGLAQAIVRGDVPETLREKQIYTLDLGALVAGSRYRGDFEERLKKVLKEIKTRGDVVLFIDEIHTLVGAGAAEGAIDAASILKPMLARGELQTIGATTLDEYRKYVEKDAALERRFQPIQVAEPTIAHTIDILRGLRDRYEAHHRITITDQALVAAAQMADRYISDRFLPDKAIDLIDEAGARLRIRRMTAPPDLREFDEKVAAVRLEKEAAIDAQDFERAAGLRDDEKKLLTARSEREAQWKSGDLDVVAEVDEEIIAEVLSASTGIPVFKLTEEESARLLNMEEELGKRYIGQHDAVRALSRSIRRTRAGLKDPKRPSGSFIFAGPSGVGKTELTKALTEFLFGDEDALISLDMSEYSEKHTASRLFGSPPGYVGYEEGGQLTEKVRRKPFSVVLFDEVEKAHPDIFNSLLQILDEGRLTDAQGRVVDFKNTVIVMTTNLGTRDIAKSVSLGFSGAGNGGGSYDKMKAKVADELKQHFRPEFLNRVDEIVVFRQLTQEDIERIVDLMVAQIELRLKDRDMGIELTPAAKSLIAQRGFDPTLGARPLRRALQRDIEDTLAEKILFSELHAGQIVVVDVADPGSEEPFTFAGIDRSAAPDVPPVEFGGIIEGFNDGTEATSND